GGATTGGGGCGTGTTCCCCGAAAAGGACGAGGACAACGCCGACTGGAAGATCGCCGACTCCGCTATCGACGCCCTGAAACGTGCGCCTGCCGACAAACCCTTCTTCATCGCCGCCGGATTCCGCCTGCCGCATGTGCCGTGCTTTGCTTCGCAGAAGTGGTTCGATCTTTATCCCGATGCCGATCTGAAAATGCCGCCCGTCAAAGAAGACGACCGTGCAGACCTGCCGAAGTTCGCCGATTTCCTCCACTGGAAGCTGCCGGAGCCGCGTCTGAGCACGTTACGTGCGATGGGAGAGTGGCGGCCACTTGTGCGTGCCTATTTGGCCTGCGTGAGTTTCATGGACAGCCAAGTGGGCCGCTTGATCGCTCAACTCGAAGCCAGCGGTCGTGCGGAAAACACCATCATCGTCCTCTGGGGTGATCACGGCTGGCATCTCGGCGAAAAACTCATGACGGGAAAAAACACGCTCTGGGACCGCAGCACCAGAGTGCCGCTCATCTTTGCTGGACCTGGTGTGAAGGCGGGTCAAGTCTGCAATCGCCCTGCTGAGCTTCTCGACATCTTCCCCACGCTCCTCGCACTCACGAAAATGCCTGCACGGAGCGATCTCGAAGGCCACAGCCTTGTCCCGCAACTTCAAGATGCCAGCGCACCGCGCGAATGGCCTGCCATTACCACGCACAACAAAGGCAACCACGGCATCCGCACCGAGGACTGGCGCTACATTCACTACGCCGACGGCAGCGAGGAGCTTTACGACATGAAAAACGATCCCAACGAGTGGACCAACCTCGCCAGCGATCCGAAACACGCGGCGAAGAAGACCGAACTCGCGAAATGGCTGCCCAAGATCGACAAAGACCCCGTTCCCGGCAGCAAGAGCCGTGTGCTGACCTACGATCCCGTCACGAAGGAGGCCGTGTGGGAAGACAAACCGATTGATAAGACCGCTCCGCTGCCTGAGCCGTAAGGCGTGTCTTCCATGATCAAATCCTGGCGCTTCGGCCTCGGCTTCCTCGCGTTTGTCGTCGCGGGATCGTTGCTGCTGCTCGCTTGGTTGCGGCAGCGGGAACGTGAGGAGTCAAATCGCCTGTTTCACGCGCTGGTGCAGGCGGATGCCGAGTTTGTGCGGCGGATGAATCTGCCGCGAAGTGAAAAGCTCGCCGGTGATTTGGAGCAATTGTTGGGCATGCGGATCAAGTTCAGTGATATGGGCAAAGGCGTGACGAAGGACGATGACACACTCGTTGTGCGCCTCGATGACAAGAACGATATGATTTTCACGCGCAAGCCCGTCGCTTCACAGCTTTCTCTGCGCGATCCCGCCACGCGGAATGCCTTCATCGCCTTCTGGCTCGTTTCCGGCATTGTGGGATGGCTGCTCGCACGTGAACGGCTCAAGCGCGCGCAGTCGGAGCGCCTGGCGATGCTGGGTCGTGTGGCGACGAGTCTGGCGCATGACATCAAGAATCCGCTCGCCTCGATCCAACTGCATGCGCAGTTGATGACGCCAAGCGATGGAGAGGACGCGAAGGCGCTGAAGATGATCGAATCCGAGTCGGAAGTGATCGCCGGGTTGGTGAATCAGTGGTTGCATCTTGCCAATCCGCTGCCACCGAAGCTGGTGAAGCTTGATGTGGCAGAGTGCATTGTTGCCGTGACTCGAAATCTGCAAGCGCAAGCGCAGCATGCCGCTGTGGACATTGAAAACGGTCTCACCAGCCCGATTTGGGTCATGGGTGATGCGCAGCGGCTTTCACAGGCGTTTCGAAACTTCCTCGTGAATGGCATTCAGGCGATGCCGCGAGGTGGAAAACTGCGAATCAGCGCCGAAAGGCATGAAAACATGATTTCCCTACGCTTTGCCGACTCCGGCCCCGGTTTCTCCGAATCGGCGCTCGCACGCGGCACCGAGTTGTTCTTCACGGAAAAGGAAGGCGGCATGGGGGTGGGCCTGAACATCGTCGCCAGCATCGTGGAGGCGCATGGTGGACGGCTTGAATTGCAGAATGACCCCAAGGGTGGCGCGGTTATCATCGTGTCGCTTCCTTCACTCGCCGCATGAACGCCAGCATCCTTATCATCGAAGACGAATACGCTCTGGCCGCCGCTCTTTCGACCGTGGTGCGGCGTCTCGATGCCACACCAGTCGTCGCGGCCAGTGGACAGGGTGGAATCGACAAACTAGGCACGCAAAACTTCGCGCTCATCATTCTCGATGTCGGATTGCCGGACATGAGCGGGCTGAAGGTATTGGAGAAGATCCAAACGCTGCCGAAACCGCCGCCCGTGCTCGTTGTCACCGCGCATGGCACGCTCGACACCGCGCTGGAGGCACAGCGGCTCGGCGCACGCGAGTATTTCCTCAAACCACTGAATCTCGTCGATCTTCAGCGCACCATTCGCGAGATCTTTACACCTGCGAAGATGGAAGCGCCCGTGCAGACGATCATGATCGGCAGCAGCGAGCCGATGCAGCGTGCGTTTGCCATCATTGCGCAGGCGTGCGGCAATGACGCGCCGGTTTTGCTTCTGGGACCGCCCGGCAGCGGCAAAAGCATCGCCGCCGAGGTGATTCACCGGCACAGCGCGCGCGCGGGTGAGCCGCTGGTCGTGTTTCGCGCCGATGAATGGCCAGCAGATCGCGTGGAGGCTGCTTTGGATGACGCCATCGCGAAAGCGGGCAACGGAGTGTTGTTTTTGGACGAGATAAGCGTGTGGTCAAAGCCACTTCAGGCCGCGCTGATGCATCGTGTTGGTGATTTGAAGGCACGGCTTTTCAGTGCATCGAGCCGCGAGATGTCCGCCGTGCGCGAAGATTTGTTTTACGCGCTGGCGGTACTGCAAGTGACACTGCCACCGCTGACGGAGCGCACAGGCGACATTCCAGCGCTGGCGGCATCCTTCCTCGGTGAGCGCTTGCTTTCTGCCGAAGCGCTGGCCGCGCTCAAGGCCTACGCATGGCCGGGCAATGTGCGTGAATTGAAGGCTGCCATGACCCACGCCGCCGCCGTGTGTGGTGGCAGCACCATTTTGCCGCATCATCTGCCTGCGAATCTGGTGAAGGCAGAGGACGCGAATCATCTCGAAGACACGATGAAGCGCAGCCTTGCCGCATGGCTCGACCAGCGCACCACCGGCCCGGATGAAACGATGCCCGCGTATGATGACCTGCTCGAAACGGTGGAGACGTCGATGCTGGAGACGCTCATGAAGCGTTTCGATGGCAAACCGACGCGACTGGCCGCTGCATTGAAGATGAACCGAGCGACGCTGAGGCGGAAGCTGCGCGAGGAATGATCCTGGAAGGATCAAAGATGGTAGCCAGGGGTCAAAGACCCCTGGTATGGGTTTTGAACGCCACATTCACCGAAGATGCATGCCGAAGGTATGCGAGAAGGGATCGAAGGTATGACGTGCGCTTCTTGCATCCCTCTGGGATGCGGCCTTGAGATAGCTGAGGCTTGTTCGAAATCCAGGAGTGGCGCTCGCTGCGCGAGCTTACCCCTGGCTAATTTCTTTGATCCCTCGGGATCATTTGCCGTCGGCCTTGCCGGGCACACGCGGATCATGCGCAGGGAAGAAGAGCTTCTTCTCCTGATCGAAGAAGATGGCCTGGCAGGCGCCGAAGGTGGTTGTCTCGGCGAGTTTGTGGCCGAGGGCCTTCACACGGCTAAGCGTGCCCTCGCCAAAGGCTTTTTCTATTTTGAGTTCGTCCGGGTTCCACTGGTGGTGGAAGCGGGGTTCGGCAAGGGCGGCGGCAGGGAGCATGTCGTCGTCGATGATGTTGCTGATCAACAGGAGCGCTTGGGTGATGATGGTGGGACCGCCGGCAGCGCCGGTGACGATGAAGGGTTTGCCGTTTTTGAGCACAATCGTGGGACTCATGCTGGAAAGCGGACGCTTGCCGGGAGCGACGGCGTTGGCTTCGGCACCGACGAGTTTGAAGGCGTTGGGGATGCCGGGTTGCACGGCAAAGTCATCCATTTCATTGTTGAGCAGGACACCGGTGCCGGGGATGACAACCTTGCTGCCGAAACCGGTGTTGATGGTTTGATTGAGAGCCACCCAATTGCCCTCAGCATCGGCGGTGCAGAGGAAGGTGGTGTGCTTGCCGAAGACATCGCCTTCCCAATGCGGTGGCATGTTGTGCGAAGGCACGGCGGAGGCGTGATCGAGGTCGATTTTCTTGGCGAGTTCGGCGGCGTAGTCAGGCGAGACCAGGCCTCGCGGGACTTTGGCGAAATCGGGATCGCCGAGCCAGTGAGCGCGATCGGCGAAGGCGAGTTTCATGGCCTCGGTGATGACGTGAATGCGGCTGCTGGCGCGGAAATGGCGGATGGGGAAGTGTTCGAGGACGTTCAGGATCTGCGCGACATGGACGCCACCGGAACTGGGCGGCGGCATGGTGATGAGGTCGTAACCACGATACTTCGAGCGGATCGCCTCGCGCTCGGGTGCTTTGTAGTTCGCGTAATCGACGGCGGTGGTGATCCCGCCGTTCGCCTTCATCCATTCCTCGGTTTTTGTTGCGAATTCGCCTTCATAAAACCAAGCGATACCTTTTTCAGCCACGGCACGGTAAGTGGCGGCGAGGTCGGTTTGGACGAGCGTCTGGCCTTTTTCGAGCGGTTTGCCGTCTTTGAGGAAAATGGCCGCAGAAGCGGGGAATTTCGCGAGTTTGGCAGCCGTGGCGGCGAGCTTGCGGGCATAGACTTCGTCGAGGGGGAAGCCTTTTTCGGCGATGTCGGCGGCGGGAAGCAGGACATCGGCGAGTTTGAGCTTGCCGTGCTTCGTTTGGGCAGCGGCACAGGCTTTGAGGTAGCCAGGCACCCCGGAGGCGAGCGCACCGGTCTTGCTGGCCTCGTCGTCGAGCTTGCCGTTGATGACATACATGTCGCGAGAAGCCTTGGCGGGGGCCATTTCTCGGCCGTCGATGCAGGTGACGGTGCCGTCAGCGGCATGGATGACGAAGAAACAACCGCCGCCGATGCCGGAGTTGTGTCCATCGACGACTCCGAGCGTCAAACCGGCTGCGATAGCCGCGTCGATGGCGTTGCCGCCTTTTTCAAAGGCCTGCATGCCTGCCTGCGTGGCGAGCGGATGTACAGTGGCGATGGCGTGCTTCGGAAATGAGGCGTCTGCGGCGTGCAGGAGACCGGTGGCGAGGACGAGCAGTGCGGAGAACGCTTTCATGCCACGAGGCTAGCGATGGGCCTCAATGCCGTCGATGAAAAAAGCCTCGCCAAAATCAGCGAGCCGCACCAAAACTACTCGGATCGCTTCCAACTCAGCCAAGCCCGGCGGTAGGTGAAGGCCATCGCCATGATCCCGGCAAACAAGAGCAGGGCGCGGCTGGGTTCTGGCACCGTTTGAACCAAGCTGGAAGCGTTTTCAGGCAGGGTGAATGACAACGTTGCAGCCATGTCCGGCTCGGCGGCACCGACCGCAATAACGGCGGTGATGCTGCAAACGAGCCAGTAGGTGATGGAGCGCAAAGTCACTGAATTAAATATATCTTTAGCCGATGAGGCCGGGGCAGGACAAGACTTTTTTGGCAACGAGATTGACGCAAGCTGTTCATTTTCAGAGCCTCGCCCGGATGAGCTTAGGAGATTGACCGGGGTGTTGGACGGCTGCCTTCCTGCTTGCGAGATCACCGCGCCTCCGCCATGACTACGGCCCCTCAACCCCGGCAACTCATCCATCATGTCCATCGTCAGTTCTGCGCGTGTCATCAACATAGGCTTGGCCGGTTTAGGCAACGTCGGGGCGGGAGTGTTCAAGAATCTCCTGGCCAATCGCTCCCTCATCAGCCAGCGCACCGGTGCTGACCTGCATATCACGCGGGTGGCGGTGCGTGACCTGACACGCGCTCGCGATGTGGCGGTGCCTGCGGAACTGCTGACGACGGACTGGCGCGAACTGGTCAATGACCCGGCCATTCCGGTGATCGTCGAGCTGATCGGCGGCACGACGACGGCCTATGAAATGGTCGCCGCAGCGCTCCGGGCCAAAAAAATCGTCGTCACCGGCAACAAGGCGCTGTTGGCGGAGCGTGGGAAGGAATTGTTCGCCCTCGCCGAGGAATGCGGCGTGCCGATCTATTTCGAGGCGGCGGTGGCGGGCGGAATTCCGATCATCCAGGTGCTGCAGGAGGGCTTGGTGGGCAACCACATCCGCTCCATACACGGGATCATCAACGGTACCTGCAATTACATCCTCACCCGCATGTCACAGGCCGGTTTGAGCTATGCGGATGCCTTGCGAGAGGCCCAGGAAAAAGGCTACGCGGAGGCCGACCCGACGCTCGACGTCAGCGGCTGGGACGCGGCGCACAAGGCGATCATTCTGGCGTCTCTGAGCTACGGCTTCTGGATTCCGCAGGACAAGGTGCATGTGGAAGGTGTGGATCGTGTGAACATCACCGACTTCAAGTTTGCGGCCCGACTCGGCTACACGATCAAGCTGCTTTCTGTGATCCGTGCGGATGAAAACGGCCTCGTCGAAGTGCGCACGCAACCGACGCTGGTGCCGCTGTCGCATGTGCTGGCGAGCGTGAGCGGTGCGTTCAATGCGGTGCTGGTGAATGGAGACATCGTGGGAGAAACGCTGTTCTACGGGCGTGGTGCCGGCCAGGATCCGACGAGCAGCAGCGTGATCAGCGACCTATGTGAGGCTGCCGCAGTGCTGATGCACGGGGCGCGTCACAGCGGTTTTGTACCGCATGGCCTCTACGGCAAATCAAAGCCCATTGATGATACGGTGTCGCGCTACTATCTGCGGCTGACCGTGGATGACGTTCCAGGCGTGCTCGCCCAAGTCGCCACCGTGCTTGGTGAGCGTGGCATTGGCATTTCCTCGATGATCCAGCCGGAAGATCTCGAAGACACCAGCGGCGAGACCTCGCTGGTGCTGATGATCCACGACGCACGCCTCGGCGACATGAAGACTGCACTGGCCGCCATCCAGCAACTGCCCTGCGTCCGAGGCGAGCCGGGCTGGATGCGCGTGGAGACGTTGCAAGGCTAGCCACCCTTTGTGGCAAACATTACTTCGAGCAAAAATGAAATGGCAGGCATCTCGAAAGATGAGATCATGCGAGCCATGAAAATTGCTGTTGCCGATCTCGCCACCCTAGTCGGGGGAACCCTTCTGTGTGGAGATCCAGCGGAACAAATCACCGGTTTTGCCTCGCTCAAAGAAGCCATCAGCGGCGACCTCAGTTTTTTCCATGACACACGCTACAACGAGCGGCTGGCAAACACGAAGGCCACGGCGGTGCTTGTGCCGTTGGGGTTTACGGAACTGCCCGCGCATGCGTCGTGCGTTGCGGTGGCGGATCCCTCGCGTTCATTCGAGCTGATCGTGGAAACCTACGGCTTCCAGCCAGACCCTTTCACGGCTGGCGTGCATGCCTCGGCGGTCGTTGCCGCCTCGGTTCAGTTTGATCCGGCGTGTGTTTGCATCGGTGCGAATGCCGTGATCGAAGCCGGCGTTGAACTGGGAGGAGAAGTCGAGATTGGAGCCGGGTGTTACGTCGGGCGCAATGCCCGCATTGGCAAGGGGTCGCGCTTGTTTGCCAACGCCACCGTTCATGCCGAGTGCATTCTGGGAGAGGGTGTTTTTCTGCACTCGGGTGTCGTGATTGGCGCAGATGGTTTTGGCTATGAATTCAGCCAGGGACGTCACCGCAAGGTGCGGCAGGCTGGCATCGTGCAGATCGACAACGATGTGGAAATCGGCGCGGGAACGACCGTGGACCGTGCTCGATTTGGCCGCACTTGGATCGGCGAGGGCACCAAGATCGATAATCTCGTGCAAATCGGCCATAACGTGGTGATTGGGAAGCACTGCGTCATCGTCGCCTGCACGGCCATCGCTGGCAGTGCCATGATTGGTGATTACGTTGTTGTCGCAGCGCAGGTGGGCATCGCCGGACACGTTACCATCGGCTCACAGGCGACTCTGGCTGCACGCTGCGGCGTCACGCGCGATCTGCCTGCCGGGCAGACTTATCTTGGGTTTCCAGCGATTCCAGCATCCGAGGAAAAGCGCCGGCTTGCCAGTATCAACCGGTTGCCGCAACTGCTGGCCCGTGTGAAGGAACTGGAGACAAAGGTCGGCGGTGGCGGCGCAGTCTGATCACCAGAAGCCCCACTGCTGCGTTTTCATGACGTAGAGACCGAGGGCCAGATTGCCGACGGCATGCATGAACACGCACGCGCCCAGGCTTTTGGTGCGCACGGCCAGGTAGTACATCAGCGATCCCCACACGAAGGCACCGGCATAGTCTTCCGTGTTATGAATCAACATCACGCCGAGTGTCACAATCCAGAAAACTTTCCAACCATGTGTACCGAACGCGATGCGCTCAAACTGTCCATCCTCCGTGAGCAGAAAACGCATCAAAAAGCCGCGCCAGAAGAGCTCCTCGACGAGTGGCACCACCAGCACCATGCGCGCAAAGCGCAGCCCCACGACGACGCTGAACCACAGTGGTGAATCCTGCGCGATCATCGGATCAAAGCCTTCATTGCGCTCCGCGAGTCCGAGCCAGTCCCACCAAGGCGCTGGCTGCATGCCACGCTCGACCAAGTGCTCCCGCAGCATTGACGGCGTGATCCAGCAGACGATTCCAATGATTCCGAGCACGAAAGCGAGGTGCAGCCCGCGCCAGGGAGCCAGCGTGTAATGTTTGCGAAACAGCACGAGCACCACAGCGCAAACAACGGTCTGCAACGGATAAACCCAGTGCTCCGGTGCGCGCACATGCCAGGGCAGCTCAGAGTTTTCGACGCGGAAGAGCCCGGGAATTGAGTTTAGAAGTGTGAAGAGCACCAACGGCAGCACATAAGCGGCGGTTGGGGATGAAAGCAGTCGCACAAGCATTGTTCGTGGCGGTTACGGCAGCGCCAGTTCCTTCGCGCGTTCGCGATTCAGCAGCCATTTCGAGCAGCTCCGCAGATAGCCACGGTTCCAGGCGGACAGCGTCGAGGCTCCGGTCGCCATCAGGGCAAGAGTGCGGTTGGAAACAGATTCCATCGTGTTGCTGAACCAGCCGGGGTAGTCCGCCTTCAACTGCATGCCGCGCTCATAGAACGCCACGATGCGCCCGTCGTAGAAATACGCGATCAACTCATGCCAAGCCTCGTGCCAGGCACGCTGGCGCTTCTCATAGCGGCCAAGTTCCTTCATCAAACGTTCGGGCGAATCGAGAAGTTTTTCACCATGCTTGGCAAACATTGCGTTCAGCGTTTCCGCCGCATCCAGTGCAAGAAACACACCTGGCGAGAGCATCGGATCGACAAACCCAAACGCATCTCCGGCGGAGACCCAGCCCGGGCCATGCGCTCGATCCGAGATGAGCTGATAGTTCGTGTAGGTGTAAACTTCGCTGATGCGCTGGCGGTTTTGCGTGAGCGGTGAAAGCACACTGTCCGTTGCCAGTACCTTGTCGAGACGTTCTTCTCCGTTGGCTCCGAAGTCCGGCAGCGATTTGGGATTCATCACGATGCCGAAAGACAAGCGGCCTGGCAGCGGAATGCGCCAGCTCCAGCCCCAGGGGTGATAGGTGATCGCGATCTGTCCCGGCTCATACGGATGTTCGATGCCGGTGAAATGCGCGAAGTGCGCGGTGTCCTTGCGCACGCCTGTCTCGGCCTTGATGCCGAGCAGTTTGGCGGAGGAGCGTGAGCGACCGCTGCAATCGACGATAAGGTCTGGTTTTTCACCGTTGCGCCAGCCGCCTGCTTCGAGAGACGCCGCATCCAGCTCCAGTTCCGGCCTGCCTCCCGGATGCGCTACGAGTCCGGCGCGATGCTTCACAAACCGCACGCCCAGCTCTTTGGCGTAATCCTTGATCACATCGTCAAAGGCAGGACGTGGCACGTTGTAGGCATACGGCGGCAGGCGGCCTGCCACCGATTTGAAATTGAAGTGCATCTGCGTGCCACGGTGATGGATGAAACTGGCGCCGGGCTTGAACTGAGAGATGGCTGCCACGCGGTCCTCGATGCCCATGCGCTGCAAAATCGCGACAATGGCGGGGATCAGCGACTCGCCCACAAGCAGTTGCGGACGCTTTTCATCATCAAAGACGAGTGGCTGGATGCCCTGACGCGCGAGCAGTGCGGCGAGTGCGCTGCCCGCCGGGCCGGCGCCGAGGATGGCGATGCGTGGAGGACGGTTCATGTTTTTAATAGCGGCGGAGTTTGCCGCTGGCGGTCAGGGGCAGCTCGGAGACGAATGTGTAGAACAGCGGCACTTTGTAGGCGGAGAGACGCTCCTGGCAAAGCTTTCTCAATTCAATCACCGGCGGCGGCGCTTCGGCATCCACGGCAATGATCTCCGCCACTGGCATGGCTCCGAGTGCCGGATGTGCCCGTGCGGTGATACGCACGGCTTTCACGCCAGGATGACCGCGCAAAACTGCCTCCACCTCTTCGGGGAAGCATTTCAACCCGCCGACATTGATCACGCTGCGCACCCGGCCGCGCAGATAAAGACAACCGTCTTCATCCACCTCCGCGATGTCACCCGTGGCGAACCAGCCATCACGCAAGATGGCCTCACGCGGCTGCCACGGCGCCAGATAAGCATCGAAAACGCCCGGACCGCGCAACAGCAGCTCGCCGTCGTCCAGTTTGATTTCAAAGGCGGGCAGCGGCTTGCCGATCGAGGTCGGTTTGTCCTTCGCATGTTCCAGATTCAAGATTGGAAGTCCGGCTTCGATGATGCCCATGCCCTGTGTCAGATGCAGGCCTGTCTTGCTGGCGAAAAGATCGGCCACTTCGTTCGTCAACGCGAAGGCCGTGGAAACCGCGAGGCGAAGCGAGCCGAGCACTGCCGCGTCCGGCTGGCCGGAGAGCATCGTGTAATGGTAGGGCGAGCCGTACATCACGGTCGCTTCATGCTCACGCATCATCGCGAGCATCACCTTCGGGTCGCTCGCCGGGGCGAGGATCGTGGTGGCGCCGTGGTAGAGGTAAAGAATGATCGAGACGGCGAAGTGATGCGCCATCGGCAGCACCCACAGCACGCGATCTTGCGGCCCGATGCGTAAACCCTCGTTCGCTGCGGTAATTCGGCCAAGCAGCGTCTCGTGCGAGATCACAATGCCCTTCGATGTGCCCGTCGTGCCGCTGCTGAAGCGGATGAAGGCCGGATTCAGTGCTTCTAGGGCTGACTCATCGAATGCAGGAGGCGAATCATGTGTCACCGCCTCGATGCGCCAGTCTTCCGCGTTCTTGGCAAATACGATGACATCCAGCGCTGTCGATTTTGCGAGCTGCGCTCGCTCACTGGCCGTCAGCTCAGCCGGAATCGGCACAAAGCATGCGTTCTGCTTCAGGATCGCCAGTGCCAGCACGATGTAATCGGCTCCGTTCGGCGCACCGAGGCCAATGCGCGGGCGAATTTTCCCCGGCCAGGCCGGATCGGCGTTCATGCGCTGCGCACAGGCGTTCATGCGGCTCTGCAACTCGCCAAACGTGAGCTGCAGCTCCGGGCTGACGACGGCGGGATGCGCGGCGGTGCTGCGTTCAAAGATGAGATCGACGATGTTCACTGTGCTGGCTCCAGTTTGCGCAAAACCGCGCGCACCTGCTGTGCGAGGGTTGCGGTATCTTGTTCATCCGATGCGGCGGCGATGCCCGCCGCCTGTCCCGTCGCTAAAGCCGTGCCCATGACACGAATGCTGGCTTGCGCCCGATGTGTGGCGGAAAGGCAGCGTCCGGCGACGAATACGTTTTGCAAATCGCGGGCGCGCAAGGCCCCCAGCGGAATGCCACAGGCTTTCGGTTCATGCGGATATAGCAGCCGCGGCCCGCGGGCCGTTTCACGCAGTTCCAACGGCCAGGTGGCGTTTGCGACTGCCTGATCACCGCTGCGGCTTGCAAGGATGTCTTCCTCAGTCAAAACGGCTTCAGCGATCCAGCGCCGGCTTTCGCGAATGCCCGCGCGCACCGGCAATGTGGTGACGCGCGCCTTGGCAAAGCCTTCCAGCGATGAACGCAGATGATCGACGATGGCAAAGGTCACTTCGCGGCCCTGCATCTCGATCCACGTCAGACTGCGCGGATCAGTGGCATCAAACGGGCATTCTGGCGAATCGCCCGGCAGGTCGAGTGTGAGGAAAACTTCGTTCAAAGCGCCGCTGGCGCGAAAATGCGCGCCTGCGGCCTCAGAAGGCAGTTTTTTCTCCTGAATTGCCTTCGCGAGGCATCCGGCGATTTTCAACGGACCATCGCCTGTGAGTGCGGCAGCATCGACCTCGCCAAGACCGACGATGTAGGCGGGACGTTGCAGTTCCTGCGCCGGAGTCTTGTCCCACGGATGATTTGCGAGTGTCGCCAGCACTGCATCGCCGCTGGCATCGACGATGGTGCGCGGACGCAGCTTCCAGGATGTACCACGGCAGTGCAGAGTCACTTCGCTGATGCGATTGCCTTCAACAGCGGCGTGAATGACCTCGGTGTGCAGCAGCATCTTCAAGTTCGACTGCTTGGCGCACCATTGATCGTAAAACAGGGCGAGTTGCTGCGGCTGATGCATCAGCACATCGACCTTGCCCATGCGCAGCGGCCCGTGCGCGATGCCTTGGGCGAGCAATGCGCGTTCAAGCTCGGCAGGGATGCCAGGATTCGCGACTTTCGGTGCGGTATCTGGCGTTGGCGGCAGGTCATACAGGCCGCAAAACGAATGCACGAGCGAAGCGGTACCCGCACCACCGAAGAAGCCGTGTCGCTCGACAAGCAGCGTGTTCGCGCCCTGACGTGCGGCCGCCAGAGCTGCCGCCACGCCTGCGCTGCCACCGCCGATGATGAGAACGTCGGGATTCATGGCGGCATCATTCCCCAAGAAGATCGGAACGCCAGCGTTCACGCATCATCTCGGTTTCTGTTTCGCTGAGGCAGGTGTCGAGATAGCTCACTGTGACGGTGAGCTGGTCCTGGCATTCGGACACAAACAAGCCGCTGCCGGGCGGCGCGTTCACCGTGGGCATGTGGATGGCGTTCACGATCTCACCACCGCAGAACGCGGTCATGCCTTCACCGAAACTGCCGGTGTAGGCATGGTAGAACGAGGCGATCTCCCCCCGCTGTGCGAGACGCACCATGTTGAGCATCGTTTTGCCCGGCATGCGCCGCATGAGAAGCTGCAAGGAGTTGAAGGACAGGTGCCGCTTCAGTTTGAGATGCTCCAGGTGCTGCTTCATGAGCACCTTGCTCGCCATGGCGAGGTCCGTGAGGTCGGCGTCCTTCAAAATGAAGAAGAACATCGACATGTGGTTCTGGAAGATCGCCATGCGGCCGGTGTTGTCCTTTGGCCGCTGTTGCACGGGCATGGTCACGGCATACGAGAGGTCTGCATGGCCGCGTGATTGAAACACGGCCTGATGGCAACGCGCGGCCAGTCCAGCGTAGAAA
The Prosthecobacter sp. genome window above contains:
- a CDS encoding PEP-CTERM sorting domain-containing protein (PEP-CTERM proteins occur, often in large numbers, in the proteomes of bacteria that also encode an exosortase, a predicted intramembrane cysteine proteinase. The presence of a PEP-CTERM domain at a protein's C-terminus predicts cleavage within the sorting domain, followed by covalent anchoring to some some component of the (usually Gram-negative) cell surface. Many PEP-CTERM proteins exhibit an unusual sequence composition that includes large numbers of potential glycosylation sites. Expression of one such protein has been shown restore the ability of a bacterium to form floc, a type of biofilm.), with the translated sequence MTLRSITYWLVCSITAVIAVGAAEPDMAATLSFTLPENASSLVQTVPEPSRALLLFAGIMAMAFTYRRAWLSWKRSE
- a CDS encoding homoserine dehydrogenase; translated protein: MSIVSSARVINIGLAGLGNVGAGVFKNLLANRSLISQRTGADLHITRVAVRDLTRARDVAVPAELLTTDWRELVNDPAIPVIVELIGGTTTAYEMVAAALRAKKIVVTGNKALLAERGKELFALAEECGVPIYFEAAVAGGIPIIQVLQEGLVGNHIRSIHGIINGTCNYILTRMSQAGLSYADALREAQEKGYAEADPTLDVSGWDAAHKAIILASLSYGFWIPQDKVHVEGVDRVNITDFKFAARLGYTIKLLSVIRADENGLVEVRTQPTLVPLSHVLASVSGAFNAVLVNGDIVGETLFYGRGAGQDPTSSSVISDLCEAAAVLMHGARHSGFVPHGLYGKSKPIDDTVSRYYLRLTVDDVPGVLAQVATVLGERGIGISSMIQPEDLEDTSGETSLVLMIHDARLGDMKTALAAIQQLPCVRGEPGWMRVETLQG
- the lpxD gene encoding UDP-3-O-(3-hydroxymyristoyl)glucosamine N-acyltransferase, which translates into the protein MKIAVADLATLVGGTLLCGDPAEQITGFASLKEAISGDLSFFHDTRYNERLANTKATAVLVPLGFTELPAHASCVAVADPSRSFELIVETYGFQPDPFTAGVHASAVVAASVQFDPACVCIGANAVIEAGVELGGEVEIGAGCYVGRNARIGKGSRLFANATVHAECILGEGVFLHSGVVIGADGFGYEFSQGRHRKVRQAGIVQIDNDVEIGAGTTVDRARFGRTWIGEGTKIDNLVQIGHNVVIGKHCVIVACTAIAGSAMIGDYVVVAAQVGIAGHVTIGSQATLAARCGVTRDLPAGQTYLGFPAIPASEEKRRLASINRLPQLLARVKELETKVGGGGAV
- a CDS encoding CAAX prenyl protease-related protein is translated as MLVRLLSSPTAAYVLPLVLFTLLNSIPGLFRVENSELPWHVRAPEHWVYPLQTVVCAVVLVLFRKHYTLAPWRGLHLAFVLGIIGIVCWITPSMLREHLVERGMQPAPWWDWLGLAERNEGFDPMIAQDSPLWFSVVVGLRFARMVLVVPLVEELFWRGFLMRFLLTEDGQFERIAFGTHGWKVFWIVTLGVMLIHNTEDYAGAFVWGSLMYYLAVRTKSLGACVFMHAVGNLALGLYVMKTQQWGFW
- a CDS encoding tryptophan 7-halogenase, encoding MNRPPRIAILGAGPAGSALAALLARQGIQPLVFDDEKRPQLLVGESLIPAIVAILQRMGIEDRVAAISQFKPGASFIHHRGTQMHFNFKSVAGRLPPYAYNVPRPAFDDVIKDYAKELGVRFVKHRAGLVAHPGGRPELELDAASLEAGGWRNGEKPDLIVDCSGRSRSSAKLLGIKAETGVRKDTAHFAHFTGIEHPYEPGQIAITYHPWGWSWRIPLPGRLSFGIVMNPKSLPDFGANGEERLDKVLATDSVLSPLTQNRQRISEVYTYTNYQLISDRAHGPGWVSAGDAFGFVDPMLSPGVFLALDAAETLNAMFAKHGEKLLDSPERLMKELGRYEKRQRAWHEAWHELIAYFYDGRIVAFYERGMQLKADYPGWFSNTMESVSNRTLALMATGASTLSAWNRGYLRSCSKWLLNRERAKELALP